In Aerococcaceae bacterium zg-252, the genomic window TAACGGCTCTCTTTTCTATTTTGATAGTTCTATCATACAAAAAAATACCCTTTCTTTCAAACGTATTTATTGCATACTAGAGTTAAAATCGTTATAGTACAATTAGTTTTAAGTATAAATTTTACACTTTCGGGAGGTTATCTTATGAAAAAAGCATTGATTCACATTGATTATACAAATGATTTCGTTGCAGATGACGGTGCCTTAACTTGTGGTAAACCAGGGCAGGACATTCATCAATATATTCTTGATATAACCAAACAATTCGTGGAAAATGGTGATATGGTCGCTTTCACCATTGATTTACATCAACAAAATGACCCCTATCACCCAGAAACTAAACTATTCCCACCACATAATATTCAAGGAACAAAAGGACGTCTACTCTATGGTGAATTAGAATCCTATTATCAATCGATTAAATCCTATAATCATGTCTTTTATTTCGATAAAACACGCTATTCTGCATTTTCTGGAACTGATTTAACACTACGTCTGCGTGAACGTGGCATTGAAGAATTACACTTAGTAGGAGTGTGTACGGATATTTGTGTTCTACACACTGCCATTGATGCATACAATCAACATTTCAAACTAGTCATTCACGAAAAAGGTGTAGCCAGTTTCAATGCTAGTGGTCATCAATGGGCACTGTCCCACTTTAAAGATTCACTTGGTGCAACCATTGTTTAATATTATTTTAGTGTTGGTAAAAAAATTGCCAACACTAT contains:
- a CDS encoding cysteine hydrolase, which codes for MKKALIHIDYTNDFVADDGALTCGKPGQDIHQYILDITKQFVENGDMVAFTIDLHQQNDPYHPETKLFPPHNIQGTKGRLLYGELESYYQSIKSYNHVFYFDKTRYSAFSGTDLTLRLRERGIEELHLVGVCTDICVLHTAIDAYNQHFKLVIHEKGVASFNASGHQWALSHFKDSLGATIV